Part of the Scylla paramamosain isolate STU-SP2022 chromosome 22, ASM3559412v1, whole genome shotgun sequence genome, TTCGGCTCATGACGTCATTCGGTCACGTGATTATCGCTGCAAATGTATATAAGTGATAACAGctgtacacgtgtgtgtgtgtgtgtgtgctgtgaaaCTGAATGTCAATGacgataaagatgataatgataataataataataataataataataataataataataataataataataataataataataataataataataataataataataataattattattattattattattattattattattattataaggagtagtagtagtagtggtagtagtagtaataacaacaacaacaataataatgataataataataataataataataataataataataataataataataataataataataataatagtaattataatattcttcttctttttattattattagcagtaacagtaagaacaacagcagtgataatgataataataataacaataaataaaagtaataataatgataataataataacagtaataacagcaacaacaatggaTGACTACTTCTCGCCTGTAACATGCTGAAGTAACATCGGGGCCAGTACAATAAACATCAAAGAGGAAGCTGGATAACAGAAAATGAGTagacatgacttttttttttttcaaagcgaTATCTAAATTAATTCTACTGGTAACTTCTGGAGAACATGAGGCACTTTATTCTGCtgtcggcggtggtggtgatggtggcagcgaTACCCGGTGTAAAGGGTAtgtacctctactactactactactactgctactgctactgctactactactactactactatactactactattactactactactactgctaccacttgaaattcgtgtgtgtgtgtgtgtgtgtgtgtgtgtgtgtgtgtgtaacaaatgGCGAGGTcactttcatttatctatttattcatcatcaccagcatcaccaccaccaccaccaccatcatcatcatcatcaacatcaccatgATCATAATTACTTGCAGCGTACAGTACATCACTCGCCCTCCAATACGTGGCTGCTCACACCTTGCCTTCCCGCCTCACCAGATGCAAGTTGCTCCAGCCACTGCTTTGTTGTAAAGAAGCAGACGCGCGTGTGTGGCTCTGACAACAACATCTATAACAACTTGTGCGCATTGGACTATCAGAAATGCAGCGATGCAACACTCACTCAACTTGACGAAGCGGCCTGCAAGAAACTgctgagaggtgtgtgtgtgtgtgtgtgtgtgtgtgtgtgtgtgtgtgtgaaaaaatagagatgggaagaaattggAGAGTTAATGaatagaatagactcagtaaccaGGCTGTTAGTGTCGAGTTAACAGGACATTCTAAAAGGAGgttagacaaatgtatggatgaGGATTGGATATTGAAGCAGGTAAGTCTGTAGGCAGGTTTCACGCAGGGAGTGGCACGTGAAGGCCTGAAGGCTtactgcagctttccttatgttcttatatgttcttatgttgtaaTGTGCACGCAACACTACAACTTCACATGCCCACACTcaacacctgaacacaccttttcattcactcattcgttcattcactaTCTTTCCTTCACATGACTTCTTCACTCACTTTGCGGTATGTTAGAGCTCATTTCAATAGTAACTCCAAAACCATACTGATAACAGACCATGCTTTGTCAGAGAAAAAGTGCCGGCAGACCTGTGTGCAAGTCAAACCGACTATCTTGTGTGGCGCTGACGGCATGCTGTACAGCGACTGTGAGCTGGAAGCCAAGCGCTGCAACGAGCCTGACTTCCAGGCTGACGACAACCTGAAGGCATGCCTAGATCGTCATTCAGAAGAAACGAGTCAAG contains:
- the LOC135111788 gene encoding four-domain proteases inhibitor-like; this translates as MRHFILLSAVVVMVAAIPGVKDASCSSHCFVVKKQTRVCGSDNNIYNNLCALDYQKCSDATLTQLDEAACKKLLREKKCRQTCVQVKPTILCGADGMLYSDCELEAKRCNEPDFQADDNLKACLDRHSEETSQERFARNLKMTSVEPTGMGMNGKVLETNDGPVIKPEN